The genomic DNA AAATTATGAAAAGGAAAAAAATAGGATTTCGATACCCAATGTCCTAGATTTGGATTTATTGGAAGGAAAAGAACTGCTAGAAAAACTTGGCTTCCTTGTTACAGTAACGCTTGTTAAGCCAGATAAAAAATATAGTACGGCTCGTGACAATGAGATTGTAGATATGATTCCAAAATCAGGTCGGGTAGACAAGGGGAGCGTCATCAAACTCTATTATGTCACTCAAGAAATCATTGACTCTAGCAACCTAGATGTCCCGATTCCCAATCTCCTTGGTCTATCTATTACAGAAGCCAGAGAACACCTTAAAGATCTAGGCTTAAAACCAGCCTATGAACTACTGAAAGCAGAAGCGCGCTGGGCCAATCAGCAAGTAAACACCGTCCTAGATATGGAGCCTAAAGTAAGTCTGTTTAGTAGCACCGTTGTCAAGGGAAGTATCCTGAAACTAAAGTATATAGACGAGGCAACCCTTGAAGAGAGCCGAAAACTGGCTCAGGCTGCTGCTAAGAAGCAGTTAGATTTAGGGCAGTTGGTGGGCCGGATCCCCAATTTCCTACCCCAAAACAAGCAAGAGTAATCGCTCTTGTTTTCTTTTTCTATAAAAAATCAGAAAATTTTGATATAATGGGGAAATACATAAGGGAAATGGAGAACCACTATGACTGCACAAAAAATGACTGCACAAGAAATTATTGCTTTTATCGGTAATACTGTGAAAAAAACCAATGTTAAGGTCACTTTTGAAGGAGAATTGGCAGGAGCTGTGCCAGCTGAGGTGACAAAACTTGGCAATGTCCTTTTCGGTGACTGGAAGGATGTCGAGCCACTTTTGGCAAACTTGACCGAGAATGTGGACTATGTGGTCGAGCAAGATGGCCGCAACTCAGCTGTACCATTGCTGGACAAACGCACCATCAATGCCCGTATCGAGCCAGGTGCTATTATTCGTGATCAAGTAACCATTGGCGATAATGCCGTTATCATGATGGGAGCTGTCATCAACATCGGTGCTGAGATTGGGGCTGGAACCATGATCGACATGGGGGCTATCCTTGGCGGTCGTGCGACCGTTGGTAAAAACAGCCACATCGGTGCGGGAGCTGTCCTTGCAGGTGTGATTGAGCCAGCTTCTGCTGAGCCAGTTCGTGTCGGTGACAATGTTCTGGTCGGGGCTAACGCTGTGGTCATCGAGGGCGTGCAAATCGGCAACGGTTCGGTTGTGGCGGCTGGTGCCATTGTTACCCAAGATGTTCCTGAAAATGTGGTGGTTGCAGGGGTTCCAGCCCGCATCATCAAGGAAATCGACGAAAAAACCCAGCAAAAAACAGCCTTGGAAGATGCCCTCCGTACCCTCTAAGAGGAGAAAATATGCTTGATTTAATCGCAACACGCCGTGCCCTCCATCAGATTCCTGAGGTGGGCATGGAGGAATTTAAAACCCACGCCTTTCTGATGGAGGCTATTTCGGGCCTGCTCCAAGATTGCTCTTTTTCCCAGGTTCGTACTTGGAAGACGGGGATCCTTGTTTATCTGACAGGTTCTGCGCCTGAAAAAACCATCGGCTGGCGAGCGGATATTGACGGTCTGCCTATTGTGGAGGAAACAGTCCTGGACTTCAAATCTCTCCATCCAGATCGGATGCATGCCTGTGGCCATGATTTTCACATGACCATTGCTCTGGGGCTTTTGGAGAAAATGGCAGAGCAGCAACCGAGAAACAATCTTCTCTTCCTCTTTCAGCCTGCGGAGGAAAATCTCGCAGGGGGCATGCTCATGTATGAAGCGGGAGCCTTTGGTGATTGGCTGCCAGATGAATTTTATGGCCTCCACATCCGACCTGACCTCAAAGTCGGTCAATTGGCCACCAACCGTGCGACCCTCTTTGCTGGCACCTGTGAGGTCAGGATACGGTTTATAGGAAAAGGTGGTCACGCAGCTTTTCCCCATACCGCCAATGACGCCTTAGTCGCTGCCAGTTACTTTGTGACGCAGGTTCAGTCGGTGGTCAGCCGCAATGTGGATCCGATTGAAGGTGCGGTTGTGACCTTTGGTCATATGCAGGCTGGTACAACCAACAATGTCATTGCGGAAACCGCCTTTCTTCATGGAACTATTCGAGCCTTGACCCAAAGCATGAACCTCTTGGTGCAAAAGCGGGTGCGGGAAGTGGCGGAAGGGATTGCCCTGTCCTTTGGTGTGGACTTGGAAATCGAGCTCAATCCTAGTGGTTATCTGCCTGTGGAAAACCATCCTCAGCTAGCCGATGAATTGATGGCGTATTTTGACGGTGTAGATGGTGTGGAGGTGATTGACTGTCCGCCTGCCATGACGGGAGAAGACTTTGGCTACCTGTTAAGCAAGGTGCCGGGCGTCATGTTTTGGCTGGGTGTGGACACGCCTTAT from Streptococcus oriscaviae includes the following:
- a CDS encoding PASTA domain-containing protein — its product is MAKKAKGGNNPLKSFDKWANTVPDTAKIIGDAVQAAAPILDKALDRNYEKEKNRISIPNVLDLDLLEGKELLEKLGFLVTVTLVKPDKKYSTARDNEIVDMIPKSGRVDKGSVIKLYYVTQEIIDSSNLDVPIPNLLGLSITEAREHLKDLGLKPAYELLKAEARWANQQVNTVLDMEPKVSLFSSTVVKGSILKLKYIDEATLEESRKLAQAAAKKQLDLGQLVGRIPNFLPQNKQE
- the dapD gene encoding 2,3,4,5-tetrahydropyridine-2,6-dicarboxylate N-acetyltransferase, which produces MTAQKMTAQEIIAFIGNTVKKTNVKVTFEGELAGAVPAEVTKLGNVLFGDWKDVEPLLANLTENVDYVVEQDGRNSAVPLLDKRTINARIEPGAIIRDQVTIGDNAVIMMGAVINIGAEIGAGTMIDMGAILGGRATVGKNSHIGAGAVLAGVIEPASAEPVRVGDNVLVGANAVVIEGVQIGNGSVVAAGAIVTQDVPENVVVAGVPARIIKEIDEKTQQKTALEDALRTL
- a CDS encoding N-acetyldiaminopimelate deacetylase, which codes for MLDLIATRRALHQIPEVGMEEFKTHAFLMEAISGLLQDCSFSQVRTWKTGILVYLTGSAPEKTIGWRADIDGLPIVEETVLDFKSLHPDRMHACGHDFHMTIALGLLEKMAEQQPRNNLLFLFQPAEENLAGGMLMYEAGAFGDWLPDEFYGLHIRPDLKVGQLATNRATLFAGTCEVRIRFIGKGGHAAFPHTANDALVAASYFVTQVQSVVSRNVDPIEGAVVTFGHMQAGTTNNVIAETAFLHGTIRALTQSMNLLVQKRVREVAEGIALSFGVDLEIELNPSGYLPVENHPQLADELMAYFDGVDGVEVIDCPPAMTGEDFGYLLSKVPGVMFWLGVDTPYPLHNPRLNPKEEVLPFAVDKLSDFLKVKVK